One genomic region from Homalodisca vitripennis isolate AUS2020 chromosome 6, UT_GWSS_2.1, whole genome shotgun sequence encodes:
- the LOC124365636 gene encoding uncharacterized protein LOC124365636, with product MCNPMLRTSVSTASVLWTRFDRASLFHHLLLSICCNAVPPGSPFPALQLASILAQKIDDLSAKVDRLNDLPENVKIIQDDVKAIHDKFEQLEPRIERLEHRVSDIESRVDARQAGGGGFEETLMEINDRNKRLCNVILYGIAESSQSNTESKRKHDKQQIKQLLSEVYQEANLESIKFFRIGVYKKHNSRPIKVIFPDADQARIFAKRFSDKYANGDGGISMSRDRTVKERNHLQKLRADLEARRNAGENDLTIRVYRCDRTSLSSQKTSGGGVIVAIRDRFDSWELSQSSLNIECVFAAMKLKNSILVLGGVYLPPNQNSTQYMEFASILEELSITVQDIHPLLIIGDFNLPNVDWSSLFTHLNTSAQRIYDVMNFLDLKQYNNIYNDRGVLLDLVFSSVNLRVLNASDTLLPVECHHPALEMDLDINTSENLYYSAFVPNLRKCDLAHVFDWVQRLNYPVFDNSVPVEDLFSEFCFQLSCNIRSACPSKYVGKRAFPVWFSPELKAVIIRKKILHRRYKQTLDNRLYYQFCGVRAACSRLTRECYSTYIQSIDSSLKSNVRVFWSFVNSSKRTPSLPSRLQLDHEFAENPQDISNMFAKFFSSVYKAPSSSPPIYDLKACTTLSSCCVTCAEVEGVLNSLDVNKGAGPDDISPLIMKFCSSVLSPHLTLYFNMLMAAGIFPSNLKLGYIVPIFKSGSPADVKNYRPVVIQSSIAKIFESLVLKRLSFHLKGVICAEQHGFMKGRSTTTNLLTFQDHILTAFSESHQVDSIYTDFSKAFDRVSHEHLVAKLEAIGLSGSLLMWLKSYLRDRSLRVRVAGCLSKPFSAISGVPQGSLLGPVLFSIFINDLVQYTQGSKVLLFADDAKFFRTIKTFNDCQALQNSIDLLMKWCYDNDMSLNISKCSVISFSRSSTPIMFPYTLEDQPLSRSLMIRDLGVMLSPNLNPQEHINYICKRANSALYFVIRNSRNMFSIHALRILYIHLVRPLLEYSSPVWSPYLIGQIDGLENVQTRFVRFVGVLLGFDYRTAPVHDLRLQLNLMPLHTRRIINDLLFLRKLINSNIDAPDLLVKLDFRTSRHLRHTHPFARRQYSTQYLFHSTFPRLQLLANSMPDDIDLFCTVPTLFITNRI from the exons TACTTGCTCAAAAGATCGACGACCTTTCAGCCAAAGTTGACCGCCTCAACGATTTAccggaaaatgttaaaattatccaGGATGATGTCAAGGCTATCCATGACAAATTTGAACAACTTGAGCCTCGTATTGAGCGTCTTGAACACAGAGTCTCAGATATTGAGAGTAGAGTCGATGCAAGACAGGCTGGCGGTGGTGGTTTTGAGGAAACCCTGATGGAGATCAATGATCGTAATAAACGTCTGTGTAATGTAATTCTTTACGGCATTGCTGAAAGCTCCCAATCAAACACTGAATCTAAAAGAAAACACGACAAACAGCAAATTAAACAGCTTTTGTCTGAAGTTTACCAGGAAGCTAACCTTGAATCTATTAAATTCTTTAGAATTGGAgtatataagaaacataattcCAGGCCGATAAAAGTCATTTTCCCTGATGCTGACCAAGCTCGAATTTTCGCCAAACGTTTCTCGGACAAATATGCAAATGGTGATGGTGGTATCAGCATGTCTAGAGATCGCACAGTTAAAGAGCGAAATCATCTTCAGAAACTCAGAGCAGACCTTGAAGCGAGGAGGAATGCTGGCGAGAATGACCTGACTATAAG GGTGTATAGATGTGATAGGACCTCTCTATCGAGCCAGAAAACCAGTGGTGGTGGGGTGATTGTGGCAATACGGGACCGGTTTGATTCCTGGGAACTCTCTCAGTCTTCTCTTAACATTGAATGTGTCTTTGCAGCCATGAAGCTAAAGAATTCTATTCTTGTCCTTGGTGGTGTATATCTGCCTCCTAATCAGAACTCTACCCAATACATGGAATTTGCATCTATTCTGGAGGAACTGTCAATTACCGTTCAAGACATACACCCATTATTGATTATTGGAGATTTTAACTTGCCGAACGTGGACTGGTCCAGTCTCTTTACCCACCTCAACACATCAGCCCAACGTATTTATGATGTTATGAATTTCCTTGATCTTAAGCAGTACAATAATATCTACAATGATCGAGGTGTCCTTCTGGATTTGGTCTTTTCTTCTGTGAACTTGCGAGTCCTGAATGCCTCAGACACTCTTCTTCCTGTGGAATGTCACCATCCTGCGCTGGAAATGGACCTGGATATTAATACTTCAGAAAACCTCTACTATAGTGCATTTGTTCCCAATCTAAGGAAATGTGATCTAGCCCATGTGTTTGACTGGGTTCAGCGTCTGAACTATCCTGTGTTCGATAACAGTGTTCCTGTCGaagacttattttcagaattttgtttccaACTTAGCTGCAATATCAGGAGCGCATGTCCATCTAAATACGTTGGTAAACGAGCCTTTCCTGTTTGGTTCTCCCCTGAACTAAAAGCTGTGATCATCAGGAAGAAGATACTTCATAGGCGCTACAAACAAACTCTTGATAACCGTCTTTATTATCAATTCTGTGGTGTTCGTGCAGCATGTAGTAGACTAACGAGGGAATGCTACTCAACATATATTCAGTCCATTGACTCATCTCTGAAGAGTAACGTTCGAGTCTTCTGGAGTTTTGTCAATTCTTCCAAGAGGACTCCATCACTTCCTTCTCGATTGCAGCTCGATCATGAATTTGCTGAAAATCCTCAAGACATCTCTAACATGTTCGCCAAGTTTTTTTCCTCTGTGTACAAGGCTCCATCTTCATCTCCACCTATATATGACCTCAAGGCATGTACCACTCTCTCTTCCTGCTGTGTAACCTGTGCTGAGGTGGAGGGTGTACTGAATTCGCTTGATGTGAACAAGGGAGCTGGCCCTGACGACATCTCTCCATTGATTATGAAATTCTGCAGTAGCGTTTTATCTCCTCACCTTACCTTATACTTCAACATGCTCATGGCTGCCGGAATCTTTCCCTCTAATCTCAAATTGGGTTATATAGTACCTATCTTCAAGTCTGGTTCTCCCGCTGACGTCAAGAATTATCGCCCGGTAGTTATTCAGTCATCAATTGCCAAGATCTTTGAATCCCTGGTTCTGAAGAGGTTGTCATTCCATCTGAAGGGTGTTATCTGTGCTGAACAACATGGCTTTATGAAAGGACGCTCGACTACTACTAATCTACTAACCTTCCAAGATCACATTCTCACTGCCTTCTCAGAATCTCATCAGGTGGACTCCATATACACAGACTTCTCTAAAGCTTTCGATCGTGTAAGCCATGAACACCTGGTGGCCAAGCTTGAAGCTATTGGACTCAGTGGAAGCCTCTTGATGTGGTTGAAGAGCTACCTTCGGGATCGTTCTCTTCGGGTTCGGGTTGCTGGCTGTTTGTCGAAGCCTTTCTCTGCTATatcaggtgtgcctcagggatcgcTGTTGGGCCCTGTTCTCTtctcaatatttatcaatgactTAGTCCAGTACACCCAAGgatcaaaagttttactcttcGCCGATGATGCTAAATTCTTCAGAACAATAAAAACCTTCAACGATTGCCAGGCTTTACAGAACAGTATTGATCTGTTGATGAAGTGGTGTTAtgataatgacatgtcattaaatatttccaaatgctctGTGATATCTTTCTCCAGGTCTAGCACACCTATCATGTTCCCTTACACACTTGAAGATCAACCCCTCTCGCGTTCTCTGATGATAAGGGACCTTGGAGTCATGCTTTCTCCTAATTTAAACCCTCAAGAACATATCAACTATATTTGTAAGAGAGCTAATTCTGCCCTATACTTCGTCATACGGAACAGCCGCAACATGTTCTCTATTCATGCTCTACGGATCCTTTACATCCATCTGGTGAGACCcttactggaatattcttcaccTGTTTGGAGCCCTTACTTGATTGGCCAGATTGATGGACTTGAGAACGTTCAAACCCGTTTCGTCCGTTTTGTTGGTGTGCTGCTAGGCTTCGACTACCGCACTGCTCCAGTTCATGATCTGCGACTTCAGTTAAACTTGATGCCACTTCACACAAGACGAATAATCAATGACCTACTGTTCCTGAGGAAGCTGATTAACTCGAACATTGATGCCCCTGATCTACTTGTCAAGCTGGACTTCCGCACTTCTCGACACCTGCGCCACACCCATCCTTTCGCTAGACGTCAGTATTCGACCCAGTACTTGTTCCACAGCACCTTTCCTCGCCTCCAGCTGCTGGCCAACAGCATGCCGgacgacattgatctgttttgtacag TTCCAACACTTTTTATCACCAACCGGATATAA